A window of Eubacteriaceae bacterium ES3 contains these coding sequences:
- a CDS encoding SGNH/GDSL hydrolase family protein, whose protein sequence is MKNIMIFGDSNTWGWDPSNDLVETIKRWPDDVRWAGILQKELGEDYKIIPEGLNGRTTVWDDPIEEYRCGKQHIIPLLDTHAPLDLVIIMIGTNDLKDRYTVTAQDIANGAGLILDKTLAQAGAFGPEGPKVLFIAPPPLGPIENGIFKFMFAGNREKSEQMTEFYKAVAVSRGVPFFDAASVAKVSDIDGLHMGADAHAALGKAIALEVRKIL, encoded by the coding sequence ATGAAAAACATTATGATTTTTGGTGATTCTAACACCTGGGGATGGGATCCATCTAACGATCTGGTAGAAACCATCAAACGCTGGCCCGATGATGTACGTTGGGCAGGTATTCTACAAAAAGAATTGGGCGAAGATTACAAAATCATTCCCGAAGGTTTAAATGGCCGTACAACGGTCTGGGATGATCCGATTGAAGAATATCGGTGTGGAAAACAACATATCATTCCTCTGCTCGATACCCACGCCCCACTTGATCTGGTCATTATTATGATTGGTACCAATGACTTGAAAGATCGCTACACTGTCACCGCCCAGGACATTGCCAACGGCGCCGGTCTGATTCTCGATAAAACACTGGCCCAAGCGGGTGCTTTCGGACCGGAAGGACCTAAGGTTCTCTTTATCGCACCGCCACCTCTGGGACCAATTGAAAATGGTATTTTTAAATTTATGTTCGCCGGTAACCGGGAAAAATCTGAACAAATGACTGAATTTTATAAAGCAGTAGCCGTCAGCCGTGGAGTTCCCTTCTTTGATGCGGCTTCAGTTGCCAAAGTCAGTGATATCGATGGCCTCCATATGGGCGCCGATGCACACGCTGCCCTGGGAAAAGCTATCGCGCTGGAAGTCAGAAAAATACTGTAA
- a CDS encoding amidohydrolase: MKKGLALVNGKGITMEEEHPFCESIYIRDGIIKSLGTNTEIKNLAQSESSLIIDLQGKTFVPGLHDCHVHMMSTGLTAIGINLYDCHSVQTVIEKLQTEQSDDPQEWIFGYGLDESRLFEKRPPTADELDSVFKKRPVYLLDRGLHYTQVNTIAMQIMEISGDEEGLGRDEANQPNGRLHGHANSHARKYFFDKLSVKQREDAIRHTAKVASEMGVTTIHAMEGGDLASDEDIPVFLEIMDDLPVHVVLHWCSTQVEKAVSKGLKIVGTDILLDGSIGSRTAAFNEPYADDENSVGILYFSNEWVTNYILKAHQSGLQTGFHAIGQRGIHQLLDCLEKALEIYPIEDHRFRIEHFGFPDPADIVRAKKLGAVISTQPAFTYLRGGPGSVYEDRVGSDRSQRAYPLKEFLEAGLLVNGGSDSNVTPINPMLGIHAAVNPPYSENAITAYQALRLFTIDGAYTAKEETTRGSLLPGKAGDITVLSDNPLAITPDKLKDLTVEMTISNGKIMYQKGE, translated from the coding sequence ATGAAAAAAGGATTGGCTTTAGTAAACGGTAAAGGAATCACAATGGAAGAAGAACATCCTTTTTGCGAAAGTATCTATATTCGCGATGGCATCATTAAAAGCCTGGGCACAAACACAGAAATCAAAAATCTGGCCCAGTCTGAAAGTTCCCTAATCATCGATCTGCAGGGAAAGACCTTTGTCCCAGGCTTACATGATTGCCATGTTCATATGATGAGCACGGGCTTGACGGCCATCGGAATTAATCTTTATGACTGTCACAGTGTCCAAACAGTTATTGAAAAACTTCAGACTGAACAGTCAGATGATCCTCAGGAGTGGATTTTCGGCTATGGCCTGGATGAGTCCAGACTCTTTGAAAAAAGGCCGCCTACGGCTGATGAACTGGACTCAGTTTTTAAAAAACGTCCTGTATATCTGCTTGACCGGGGACTGCATTATACACAAGTCAATACGATTGCCATGCAGATTATGGAGATTTCCGGTGATGAAGAAGGTCTCGGTCGTGATGAAGCCAATCAGCCCAATGGCCGCCTTCATGGCCATGCCAACAGTCACGCCCGAAAATATTTTTTTGACAAGTTAAGCGTCAAGCAGCGGGAAGATGCTATCCGTCACACTGCAAAAGTAGCATCGGAAATGGGTGTCACTACTATTCATGCCATGGAAGGGGGAGATCTGGCATCAGATGAGGATATCCCGGTCTTTCTGGAAATAATGGATGATCTGCCCGTTCATGTAGTCCTGCACTGGTGCTCTACTCAAGTCGAAAAGGCGGTCAGCAAAGGGCTGAAAATTGTTGGCACCGATATCCTTCTGGATGGTTCAATTGGCTCGCGCACCGCCGCTTTTAATGAGCCCTATGCTGACGATGAAAACTCAGTGGGCATCCTCTATTTTTCCAACGAATGGGTTACCAATTATATTTTAAAAGCCCATCAGTCTGGTCTGCAAACCGGTTTCCATGCCATTGGCCAGCGGGGCATCCATCAGCTTTTAGACTGCCTGGAGAAAGCACTTGAAATCTATCCGATTGAAGATCACCGTTTTCGCATTGAGCACTTTGGTTTTCCTGACCCGGCCGATATCGTCCGGGCTAAAAAGCTGGGAGCTGTGATTTCGACTCAACCAGCCTTCACCTACCTGCGCGGAGGCCCGGGTAGTGTTTATGAAGATCGGGTCGGCAGTGACCGCAGTCAACGGGCTTATCCGCTAAAGGAATTTCTGGAGGCCGGGCTTTTGGTAAACGGCGGTTCTGATTCCAATGTGACACCCATCAACCCTATGCTGGGCATTCATGCGGCTGTTAATCCGCCATATTCAGAAAATGCCATTACTGCCTATCAGGCACTCCGGCTCTTTACCATTGATGGCGCCTATACCGCTAAAGAAGAAACTACCCGAGGCAGTCTTTTACCAGGAAAAGCCGGAGATATCACCGTTCTTAGTGACAATCCTCTAGCTATAACACCTGATAAGCTTAAAGATCTGACTGTTGAAATGACTATTTCAAACGGAAAAATTATGTATCAGAAAGGTGAATAA